One genomic segment of Burkholderiaceae bacterium includes these proteins:
- a CDS encoding tripartite tricarboxylate transporter permease — translation MDTLQYLLNGFGVALTVTNLVVAALGALIGTIVGMLPGLGPINGVAILMPIAFALKLPPETALILLAAVYMGCEFGGRISAILLNVPGDAGAIMTTLDGYPMAKAGQAGVALSISAWSSFIGGMVATTGFVLFAPLLARWALAFGPAEYFALMVFAFACITGLMGDAPMKAALAAVIGLALATVGLDSNSGVYRFTADNVHLSDGIQFIVVVIGLFSVSEVLLMLEQHFQSSGMIKSTGRSMFNLRELAHTWWGTVRSSVVGFVVGVLPGAGATIASAMTYTMEKNIAGASGTFGKGDIRGVAAPEAANNASAGGSFVPMLTLGVPGSGTTAVMMGALALYNITPGPALFTQNPNLVWGLIASMFVANVLLLVMNIPLVGVFSSMLRTPNWLLVPGILAVSTVGVYSVHATTFDLTLMAVFGVVGYLLRKQGVPMAPLILGFVLGEMMEQNLRRALSITNGELGILLESPISKGLWLIAVLMVVVPPLLRLRRRRLAAQAA, via the coding sequence ATGGATACCCTGCAATACCTGCTCAACGGCTTCGGCGTCGCGCTGACCGTGACCAACCTGGTGGTGGCCGCGCTGGGCGCGCTGATCGGCACCATCGTCGGCATGCTGCCGGGCCTGGGGCCGATCAACGGCGTCGCCATCCTGATGCCGATCGCCTTCGCGCTCAAGCTGCCGCCGGAGACCGCGCTGATCCTGCTGGCGGCCGTCTACATGGGCTGCGAGTTCGGCGGCCGCATCTCGGCCATCCTGCTGAACGTGCCCGGCGACGCGGGCGCCATCATGACCACGCTGGACGGCTACCCCATGGCCAAGGCCGGCCAGGCCGGCGTGGCGCTGTCCATCTCGGCCTGGTCCTCGTTCATCGGCGGCATGGTGGCCACCACCGGCTTCGTGCTGTTCGCGCCCCTGCTGGCCCGCTGGGCCCTGGCCTTCGGCCCGGCCGAATACTTCGCGCTGATGGTGTTTGCCTTCGCCTGCATCACCGGCCTGATGGGCGACGCGCCGATGAAGGCCGCGCTGGCCGCCGTCATCGGCCTGGCGCTGGCCACGGTGGGGCTGGACTCCAACTCGGGCGTGTACCGCTTCACGGCCGACAACGTGCACCTGTCCGACGGCATCCAGTTCATCGTCGTCGTGATCGGCCTGTTCTCGGTCAGCGAGGTCCTGCTGATGCTGGAGCAGCACTTCCAGAGCAGCGGCATGATCAAGTCGACCGGCCGCTCCATGTTCAACCTCAGGGAGCTGGCCCACACCTGGTGGGGCACGGTGCGCTCGTCGGTGGTGGGCTTCGTCGTCGGCGTGCTGCCCGGCGCCGGCGCCACCATCGCCAGCGCCATGACCTACACGATGGAAAAGAACATCGCCGGCGCCAGCGGCACCTTCGGCAAGGGCGACATCCGCGGCGTGGCCGCGCCCGAGGCGGCCAACAACGCCTCGGCCGGCGGCTCGTTCGTGCCGATGCTGACGCTGGGCGTGCCCGGCTCGGGCACCACGGCGGTGATGATGGGCGCGCTGGCCCTCTACAACATCACGCCGGGGCCGGCGCTGTTCACGCAGAACCCCAACCTGGTGTGGGGCCTGATCGCCTCGATGTTCGTCGCCAACGTGCTGCTGCTGGTCATGAACATCCCGCTGGTGGGCGTGTTCTCCAGCATGCTGCGCACACCCAACTGGCTGCTGGTGCCGGGCATCCTGGCGGTGAGCACGGTGGGGGTGTATTCGGTGCACGCCACCACGTTCGACCTGACGCTGATGGCGGTGTTCGGCGTGGTCGGCTACCTGCTGCGCAAGCAGGGCGTGCCGATGGCGCCGCTGATCCTGGGCTTCGTGCTGGGCGAGATGATGGAGCAGAACCTGCGCCGCGCGCTGTCCATCACCAACGGCGAGCTGGGCATCCTGCTCGAAAGCCCGATCTCCAAGGGCCTGTGGCTGATCGCCGTGCTGATGGTGGTGGTGCCGCCACTGCTGCGCCTGCGCCGTCGGCGCCTGGCGGCGCAGGCGGCCTGA
- a CDS encoding tripartite tricarboxylate transporter TctB family protein, translated as MSDRILGAACLAAGAAMAWAAKDYAAPISYEPVGPRAFPMLLAALLAIGGAWLLVRPGAHGRWLHTVPLKALSLAIAAVFAYVLLFQWLGFTLATLVMAVPVGMAFGGSLLQSLGGGLGLGLVGFFLFDKALDVVLPTGLLSFLLGGR; from the coding sequence ATGAGTGACCGCATTCTCGGCGCCGCCTGCCTCGCGGCGGGCGCCGCCATGGCCTGGGCGGCCAAGGACTACGCCGCGCCCATCTCCTACGAACCCGTGGGACCGCGCGCCTTTCCCATGCTGCTGGCGGCGCTGCTGGCCATCGGCGGCGCCTGGCTGCTGGTGCGCCCCGGCGCCCACGGCCGCTGGCTGCACACGGTGCCGCTGAAGGCGCTGTCGCTGGCGATCGCCGCGGTGTTCGCGTACGTGCTGCTGTTCCAGTGGCTGGGTTTCACGCTGGCCACCCTCGTGATGGCGGTGCCGGTGGGCATGGCCTTCGGCGGCAGCCTGCTGCAGTCGCTCGGCGGCGGCCTGGGCCTGGGCCTGGTGGGGTTCTTCCTGTTCGACAAGGCGCTCGACGTGGTCCTGCCGACTGGTCTGTTGTCCTTCCTGCTCGGAGGCCGCTGA
- a CDS encoding tripartite tricarboxylate transporter substrate binding protein: MKLTHALATLALAGGMGLAHAGPLDKTECIAPAKPGGGFDLTCKLAQSALLDGKFIGTPMRVTYMPGGIGAVAYNAIVAQRPDENNTIVAFSGGSLLNLAQGKFGRYHVGDVRWLAGVGADYGAIIVADSSPFKSLKDVVAAIGADPSKVVFGAGGTVGSQDWMKAALTAKAAGLDPRKMRFVAFEGGGEAITALQGGHVQIYSGDASEAEEQIKAGAKIRVIAVLADKRLEGGLAKVPTAKEQGMDVEWPIIRGFYMGPKVSDADFKVWVDTFNKMMATPEFAKLRADRSLFPFALTGAELDAYVKKQVERYSKLAAELGLAVAK; encoded by the coding sequence ATGAAACTCACCCACGCCCTCGCGACCCTGGCCCTGGCAGGCGGCATGGGCCTGGCCCACGCCGGCCCGCTGGACAAGACCGAATGCATCGCCCCGGCCAAGCCCGGCGGCGGGTTCGACCTGACCTGCAAGCTGGCGCAGTCGGCCCTGCTGGACGGCAAGTTCATCGGCACGCCGATGCGCGTGACCTACATGCCGGGCGGCATCGGCGCCGTGGCCTACAACGCGATCGTGGCGCAGCGCCCGGACGAGAACAACACCATCGTCGCCTTCTCGGGCGGCTCGCTGCTGAACCTGGCGCAGGGCAAGTTCGGCCGCTACCACGTGGGCGACGTGCGCTGGCTGGCCGGCGTGGGCGCCGACTACGGCGCCATCATCGTGGCCGACAGCTCGCCCTTCAAGTCGCTCAAGGACGTGGTGGCCGCCATCGGGGCCGATCCCAGCAAGGTGGTGTTCGGCGCCGGCGGCACCGTGGGCAGCCAGGACTGGATGAAGGCCGCGCTCACCGCCAAGGCCGCCGGCCTGGACCCCCGCAAGATGCGCTTCGTCGCCTTCGAGGGCGGCGGCGAAGCCATCACCGCGCTGCAGGGCGGCCACGTGCAGATCTACTCGGGCGACGCCTCCGAGGCCGAGGAGCAGATCAAGGCCGGCGCCAAGATCCGCGTCATCGCCGTGCTGGCCGACAAGCGGCTGGAAGGCGGCCTGGCCAAGGTGCCCACCGCCAAGGAGCAGGGCATGGACGTCGAGTGGCCCATCATCCGGGGCTTCTACATGGGCCCGAAGGTGAGCGACGCGGACTTCAAGGTCTGGGTCGACACCTTCAACAAGATGATGGCCACGCCCGAGTTCGCCAAGCTGCGCGCCGACCGCAGCCTATTCCCCTTCGCGCTGACCGGCGCCGAGCTCGACGCCTACGTGAAGAAGCAGGTCGAGCGCTACAGCAAGCTGGCCGCCGAACTCGGCCTGGCCGTCGCCAAGTAA
- a CDS encoding sensor histidine kinase N-terminal domain-containing protein: MVLASGIGLWGAWRTAAAAANAAYDRSLAGAIKAIDANISTASGGLGVELPYAMLEFFELTAGGAVYFRVASEDGLVEIGNTDLPAPEATLINGRPRFRDARYHGQLLRLGSYTRVLDPPLAGHVDKPRVIIQVAETLASRQDFTRALLLEAVTRNALLVALALALMALATGWALRPLARLSAELQARSPEDLTPIPEGAVPTEARPLVAAINHHMARHQQASEARRRFVDDASHQLRTPLTTLVTQADFALREAPPGPVREALQAMRQQLDEATRQVNQMLALARADAAELDRQAVDLVALARELTRPWWPHARAAAIDLGFESGVPALQVPVNAALLREALANLLHNALRYAPAGSHVTVRVDAAGGEAVLAVLDDGPGLAPDELPHASERFFRGRHARVGGSGLGLAIVRAVAERHGGRLELASGPGGRGLAARLHLPLATAAPPEARPTAG, encoded by the coding sequence ATGGTGCTGGCCTCGGGCATCGGCCTGTGGGGCGCCTGGCGCACCGCCGCGGCCGCCGCCAACGCCGCCTACGACCGCTCGCTGGCGGGCGCCATCAAGGCCATCGACGCCAACATCAGCACCGCCAGCGGTGGCCTGGGCGTCGAGCTGCCCTACGCCATGCTCGAGTTCTTCGAGCTCACCGCCGGCGGCGCGGTGTACTTTCGCGTCGCCAGCGAAGACGGCCTGGTGGAGATCGGCAACACCGACCTGCCTGCGCCCGAGGCCACGCTCATCAACGGCCGGCCGCGCTTTCGCGACGCCCGCTACCACGGCCAGCTGCTGCGCCTGGGCTCGTACACGCGGGTGCTCGACCCGCCCCTGGCCGGGCACGTGGACAAGCCGCGCGTGATCATCCAGGTGGCCGAGACCCTGGCCTCGCGCCAGGACTTCACGCGCGCCCTGCTGCTGGAGGCCGTCACGCGCAACGCGCTGCTGGTGGCGCTGGCGCTGGCGCTGATGGCGCTGGCCACCGGCTGGGCGCTGCGGCCGCTGGCGCGCCTGTCGGCCGAGCTGCAGGCGCGCTCGCCCGAGGACCTGACCCCCATCCCGGAGGGCGCGGTGCCCACCGAGGCGCGTCCGCTGGTGGCCGCCATCAACCACCACATGGCGCGCCACCAGCAGGCCAGCGAGGCGCGCCGCCGCTTCGTCGACGACGCCTCGCACCAGCTGCGCACGCCGCTGACCACCCTGGTCACCCAGGCCGACTTCGCCCTGCGCGAGGCGCCGCCCGGCCCGGTGCGCGAGGCCCTGCAGGCCATGCGCCAGCAGCTCGACGAGGCCACGCGCCAGGTCAACCAGATGCTGGCGCTGGCGCGCGCCGACGCCGCCGAGCTGGACCGGCAGGCCGTCGACCTGGTGGCGCTGGCGCGCGAGCTGACGCGCCCGTGGTGGCCGCATGCCCGCGCCGCCGCCATCGACCTGGGCTTCGAAAGCGGCGTGCCGGCACTGCAGGTGCCGGTCAACGCCGCCCTGCTGCGCGAGGCGCTGGCCAACCTGCTGCACAACGCGCTGCGCTACGCCCCGGCGGGCAGCCACGTGACGGTGCGCGTGGACGCCGCCGGCGGCGAAGCCGTGCTGGCGGTGCTGGACGACGGGCCCGGCCTGGCGCCCGACGAGCTGCCGCACGCCAGCGAGCGCTTTTTTCGCGGCCGCCACGCGCGCGTCGGCGGCAGCGGCCTGGGGCTGGCCATCGTGCGCGCCGTGGCCGAGCGGCACGGCGGCCGGCTCGAGCTGGCGAGCGGCCCGGGCGGCCGCGGCCTGGCCGCGCGCCTTCATCTCCCGCTCGCTACGGCGGCCCCGCCCGAGGCACGTCCAACCGCGGGTTAA
- a CDS encoding response regulator, which produces MRILLAEDEPDLANWLARALERDGLLTDWVSDGRDVLPSLAARSYDALVLDLGLPGLDGHQVLAALRARDERLPVLILTARDSLRARVGTLNQGADDFLAKPFDLAELQARLHALIRRARGSAHWHQSCGPLAWDATTKGFALHGQPLALTPREHAVLRVLIQHLGEPLSKTEILDRVVSDAHDVSPEAVEVLVHRLRKRLDGRGVRITTLRGLGYVLEPAP; this is translated from the coding sequence ATGCGCATCCTGCTGGCGGAAGACGAACCCGACCTGGCCAACTGGCTGGCGCGCGCGCTGGAGCGCGACGGCCTGCTGACCGACTGGGTCAGCGACGGCCGCGACGTGCTGCCCAGCCTGGCCGCGCGCAGCTACGACGCGCTGGTGCTGGACCTGGGCCTGCCCGGGCTGGACGGCCACCAGGTGCTGGCGGCCCTGCGCGCGCGCGACGAGCGGCTGCCGGTGCTGATCCTGACCGCGCGCGACTCGCTGCGCGCGCGCGTGGGCACGCTCAACCAGGGCGCCGACGATTTTCTGGCCAAGCCCTTCGACCTGGCCGAGCTGCAGGCGCGCCTGCATGCCCTGATCCGGCGCGCGCGCGGCAGCGCCCACTGGCACCAGAGCTGCGGCCCGCTCGCCTGGGACGCCACCACCAAGGGCTTTGCCCTGCACGGGCAGCCGCTGGCGCTGACGCCGCGCGAGCACGCCGTGCTGCGCGTGCTGATCCAGCACCTGGGCGAGCCGCTGTCCAAGACCGAAATCCTCGACCGCGTGGTCTCCGACGCGCACGACGTCAGCCCCGAGGCCGTCGAGGTGCTGGTGCACCGCCTGCGCAAGCGCCTGGACGGCCGCGGCGTGCGCATCACCACGCTGCGCGGCCTGGGCTACGTGCTGGAGCCCGCGCCGTGA
- a CDS encoding oxaloacetate decarboxylase, with protein sequence MTVEDTRKTLLQLVHRRQATLVPGAFNALSARVIEELGFAAIYVTGAGVTNMSLGLPDQGFMGLAEIAEHTQRIRDVVRLPLIVDADTGFGNAVNVYHTVRRLERAGADCVQLEDQTSPKRCGHFGGKDVVDTAEMVGKIRAAVDARADSGLLVMARTDAAAVHGFEAAVERAARYAEAGADILFVEALTEAGQVRALPGLLEPPLLMNLVLGGRTPVLPQAELAAAGYGLVLYANAALQAAVAGMTRALGQLKASGALSEDPALVAPFAERQRLVDKPRWDALEQRYAD encoded by the coding sequence ATGACCGTCGAAGATACCCGCAAAACCCTGTTGCAACTGGTGCACAGGCGGCAGGCCACCCTGGTGCCGGGGGCCTTCAACGCGCTGTCGGCGCGCGTGATCGAGGAGCTGGGCTTTGCCGCCATCTACGTCACCGGCGCGGGCGTGACCAACATGAGCCTGGGCCTGCCCGACCAGGGCTTCATGGGCCTGGCCGAGATCGCCGAGCACACCCAGCGCATCCGCGACGTGGTGCGGCTGCCGCTGATCGTCGATGCCGACACCGGCTTCGGCAACGCCGTCAACGTCTACCACACGGTGCGCCGGCTCGAGCGCGCGGGCGCCGACTGCGTGCAGCTGGAAGACCAGACCAGCCCCAAGCGCTGCGGCCACTTCGGCGGCAAGGACGTGGTCGATACCGCCGAGATGGTGGGCAAGATTCGCGCCGCCGTCGACGCGCGGGCCGACAGCGGCCTGCTGGTGATGGCGCGCACCGACGCGGCGGCGGTGCACGGCTTCGAGGCCGCCGTCGAGCGCGCCGCGCGCTACGCCGAGGCGGGCGCCGACATCCTGTTCGTCGAGGCGCTGACCGAGGCCGGGCAGGTGCGCGCGCTGCCGGGCCTGCTCGAGCCCCCGCTGCTGATGAACCTGGTGCTGGGCGGGCGCACGCCGGTGCTGCCGCAGGCCGAGCTGGCCGCCGCCGGCTACGGCCTGGTGCTGTACGCCAACGCCGCGCTGCAGGCGGCGGTGGCGGGCATGACGCGGGCGCTGGGGCAGCTGAAGGCGAGCGGCGCGCTCAGCGAGGACCCGGCCCTGGTGGCGCCCTTCGCCGAGCGCCAGCGCCTGGTCGACAAGCCGCGCTGGGACGCGCTGGAGCAACGCTATGCCGACTGA
- the prpF gene encoding 2-methylaconitate cis-trans isomerase PrpF encodes MPTETLAIAATLMRGGTSKGLFFRPSDLPAEPAARDALLLRAIGSPDPYARHIDGLGGASSSTSKVVLVQRSAQPGCDVDYLFGQVAIDRPLIDWSGSCGNLAAAVGPFALHAGLLDPAPAEGLATVRIWQANLGQRIVAHVPMRGGQVQELGDFVLDGVPFPAAEIRLDFLDPAGGGGLPLLPTGRAQDVLQVPGLGPVPATLVNSGNATVIVPAASLGLAGTELPRALNADAALLARCEAVRAQGAVAMGLAATPAQATRERPATPKLALVGAPAGYVASDGRAVAAGQMDVLVRMVSMGQFHHALPGTGAIALASAAALPGTLLAPGSGADGAGLRMGHPAGCIETEAEAAQDAGGVWRIRRVSVSRSARRLMTGQVWVPR; translated from the coding sequence ATGCCGACTGAGACCCTCGCCATCGCCGCCACCCTCATGCGCGGCGGCACCAGCAAGGGCCTGTTCTTTCGGCCCTCCGACCTGCCGGCCGAGCCGGCGGCGCGCGACGCGCTGCTGCTGCGCGCCATCGGCAGCCCCGATCCGTACGCGCGCCACATCGACGGCCTGGGCGGCGCCAGCTCGAGCACCAGCAAGGTGGTGCTGGTGCAGCGCTCGGCCCAGCCCGGCTGCGACGTGGACTACCTGTTCGGCCAGGTCGCCATCGACCGGCCGCTGATCGACTGGAGCGGCTCCTGCGGCAACCTGGCGGCCGCCGTCGGCCCGTTCGCGCTGCACGCCGGCCTGCTCGACCCTGCGCCTGCCGAGGGGCTGGCCACCGTCCGCATCTGGCAGGCCAACCTGGGCCAGCGCATCGTGGCGCACGTGCCGATGCGCGGCGGGCAGGTGCAGGAGCTGGGCGACTTCGTGCTGGACGGCGTGCCGTTCCCCGCCGCCGAGATCCGGCTCGACTTTCTGGACCCGGCCGGCGGGGGCGGCCTGCCGCTGCTGCCCACGGGCCGGGCGCAGGACGTGCTGCAGGTGCCTGGCCTGGGGCCCGTGCCGGCCACGCTGGTCAACTCGGGCAACGCCACCGTCATCGTGCCCGCGGCGAGCCTGGGCCTGGCCGGCACCGAGCTGCCGCGCGCGCTGAACGCCGACGCGGCGCTGCTGGCGCGCTGCGAGGCGGTGCGCGCCCAGGGCGCCGTGGCCATGGGCCTGGCCGCCACGCCGGCGCAGGCCACGCGCGAGCGCCCGGCCACGCCCAAGCTGGCGCTGGTGGGTGCGCCCGCCGGCTACGTGGCCAGCGACGGCCGCGCCGTGGCCGCCGGCCAGATGGATGTGCTGGTGCGCATGGTCTCGATGGGGCAGTTTCACCACGCGCTGCCGGGCACCGGCGCGATCGCGTTGGCGTCGGCCGCGGCACTGCCCGGCACGCTGCTGGCGCCGGGCAGCGGCGCGGACGGCGCCGGCCTGCGCATGGGCCACCCGGCGGGCTGCATCGAGACCGAGGCCGAGGCGGCGCAGGACGCCGGCGGCGTCTGGCGCATCCGCCGCGTCAGCGTCAGCCGCAGCGCGCGGCGGCTGATGACGGGGCAGGTCTGGGTGCCGCGCTGA
- a CDS encoding acyl-CoA dehydrogenase family protein has protein sequence MEFDYSPKVKDMQARLLAFMDEHIYPNENAYYDEVAANRAKGNAWIPTQIIEQLKPKARAAGLWNLFLPKSTRAPEGLSNLEYAPLCEIMGRVAWAPEVFNCSAPDTGNMETIERYGSEANKDQWLEPLLRGEIRSAFLMTEPAVASSDATNIECRIQRDGDHYVINGRKWWSSGAGDPRCAVYIVMGKTDPEAPRHSQQSMILVPAGTPGVKVIRALTVFGMDDAPHGHMEVELKDVRVPIANLLVGEGRGFAIAQGRLGPGRIHHCMRSIGAAERALELMCQRLNHRVAFGRRIAEQGVWRERIAESRCLIDQARLLTLKAAYMMDTVGNKVAQAEIAMIKVVAPNTALRVIDWAIQAHGGAGISNDFPLASMYAHQRTLRFADGPDEVHRNAIAKLELAKHMPGAKPVDMPITRGS, from the coding sequence ATGGAGTTCGACTACAGCCCGAAGGTCAAGGACATGCAGGCGCGCCTGCTGGCCTTCATGGACGAGCACATCTACCCCAACGAAAACGCCTACTACGACGAGGTCGCGGCCAACCGCGCCAAGGGCAACGCCTGGATTCCGACGCAGATCATCGAGCAGCTCAAGCCCAAGGCGCGCGCCGCCGGCCTGTGGAACCTGTTTCTGCCCAAGTCCACGCGCGCCCCCGAGGGCCTGTCCAACCTCGAATACGCGCCGCTGTGCGAGATCATGGGCCGCGTGGCCTGGGCGCCCGAGGTCTTCAACTGCTCGGCGCCCGACACCGGCAACATGGAGACCATCGAGCGCTACGGCAGCGAGGCCAACAAGGACCAGTGGCTCGAGCCCCTGCTGCGCGGCGAGATCCGCTCGGCCTTCCTGATGACCGAGCCGGCCGTGGCCTCGTCGGACGCCACCAACATCGAGTGCCGCATCCAGCGCGACGGCGATCACTACGTCATCAACGGCCGCAAGTGGTGGTCCTCCGGCGCGGGCGATCCGCGCTGCGCCGTCTACATCGTGATGGGCAAGACCGACCCCGAGGCGCCGCGCCACTCGCAGCAGTCCATGATCCTGGTGCCCGCGGGCACGCCGGGCGTCAAGGTCATCCGCGCGCTGACAGTGTTCGGCATGGACGACGCGCCGCACGGCCACATGGAGGTCGAGCTGAAAGACGTGCGCGTGCCGATCGCCAACCTGCTGGTGGGCGAGGGCCGGGGCTTCGCCATCGCCCAGGGCCGCCTGGGGCCGGGGCGCATCCACCACTGCATGCGCTCCATCGGCGCGGCCGAGCGCGCGCTGGAGCTGATGTGCCAGCGCCTGAACCACCGCGTGGCCTTCGGCCGGCGCATCGCCGAGCAGGGCGTGTGGCGCGAGCGCATCGCCGAGTCGCGCTGCCTGATCGACCAAGCGCGCCTGCTCACGCTCAAGGCCGCCTACATGATGGACACCGTGGGCAACAAGGTGGCGCAGGCCGAGATCGCGATGATCAAGGTCGTCGCCCCCAACACGGCCCTGCGCGTCATCGACTGGGCGATCCAGGCGCACGGCGGCGCCGGCATCAGCAACGACTTTCCGCTGGCCTCCATGTACGCCCACCAGCGCACGCTACGCTTTGCCGACGGCCCCGACGAGGTGCACCGCAACGCCATCGCCAAGCTGGAGCTGGCCAAGCACATGCCGGGCGCCAAACCGGTGGACATGCCCATCACGCGCGGCAGCTGA
- a CDS encoding phosphotransferase, with the protein MSSNPTDAFVGTRPVSATHAFDVDALAAWLAGNVAGFAGPLTVEMFKGGQSNPTYKLVTPGRTYVMRAKPGPVAKLLPSAHAIEREFAVMKGLAGTAVPVAHMHALCEDEAVIGRAFYIMEFVEGRVLWDQSLPGMRAAERGALYDEMNRVIAALHTVDFKAQGLEHYGKSGNYFERQIGRWSKQYLASVTQPIAEMDRLIEWLPAHMPASARTDLTSIVHGDFRLDNLIFHPTEPRVLAVLDWELSTLGHPLADFSYHCMSWHIDASQFRGIGGLDLAALGIPSEAEYIRRYCARTGLATPEQLAPDWSFYLAYNMFRIAAILQGIAKRVEAGTASSEQARANGARARPMAELAWRFAQKA; encoded by the coding sequence ATGAGCAGCAACCCCACCGACGCCTTCGTGGGCACGCGCCCGGTCTCCGCCACCCACGCCTTCGACGTCGATGCACTCGCCGCCTGGCTGGCAGGCAACGTGGCGGGCTTCGCCGGCCCGCTCACGGTCGAGATGTTCAAGGGCGGCCAGTCCAACCCCACCTACAAGCTCGTCACGCCGGGCCGCACCTACGTGATGCGCGCCAAGCCGGGGCCCGTGGCCAAGCTGCTGCCCTCGGCGCATGCCATCGAGCGCGAGTTCGCCGTCATGAAGGGCCTGGCCGGCACCGCCGTGCCGGTGGCCCACATGCATGCGCTGTGCGAGGACGAAGCCGTCATCGGCCGCGCCTTCTACATCATGGAGTTCGTCGAAGGCCGCGTGCTATGGGACCAGTCCCTGCCCGGCATGAGAGCAGCCGAGCGCGGCGCCCTCTACGACGAGATGAACCGCGTGATCGCCGCGCTGCACACGGTGGACTTCAAGGCCCAGGGCCTGGAGCACTACGGCAAGAGCGGCAACTACTTCGAGCGCCAGATCGGTCGCTGGAGCAAGCAGTACCTGGCCTCGGTCACCCAGCCCATCGCCGAGATGGACCGGCTGATCGAGTGGCTGCCCGCGCACATGCCGGCCAGCGCGCGCACCGACCTGACGTCCATCGTGCACGGCGACTTCCGCCTGGACAACCTGATCTTCCACCCCACCGAGCCGCGCGTGCTGGCCGTGCTGGACTGGGAGCTGTCGACCCTGGGCCATCCGCTGGCCGACTTCAGCTACCACTGCATGTCCTGGCACATCGACGCCAGCCAGTTCCGCGGCATCGGCGGGCTGGACCTGGCGGCGCTGGGCATCCCGAGCGAGGCCGAATACATCCGCCGCTACTGCGCGCGCACCGGCCTGGCCACGCCCGAGCAGCTGGCGCCGGACTGGAGCTTCTACCTGGCCTACAACATGTTCCGCATCGCCGCCATCCTGCAGGGCATCGCCAAGCGCGTGGAGGCCGGCACCGCCAGCAGCGAGCAGGCGCGGGCCAACGGCGCGCGCGCCCGGCCGATGGCCGAGCTGGCCTGGCGGTTTGCTCAAAAAGCATAG
- a CDS encoding Crp/Fnr family transcriptional regulator: MDEPILTMEEREAINGGRWFASLSPSLRHDILRCAFVKRYPDGALISARGDAPEQWIACAKGAVRVSSTTLAGKQVTLTYVEPGVWFGDVAMFDGDRRTHDTYAHGATTILCVTRADFQKILAQHVELYEALMRLQARRIRLLFGQVEDLSSLPLRARLAKQLLHLARSYGVPNTPVDDELRISLQLAQEELAQLLGASRQRVNQELKTMEREEVIRIEPAGLIVRDRAALLRIGEGEP; this comes from the coding sequence ATGGACGAGCCCATTCTTACCATGGAGGAACGAGAGGCGATCAACGGCGGACGCTGGTTCGCCTCGCTCTCCCCATCCCTTCGCCATGACATTCTCCGATGCGCATTCGTCAAACGCTACCCCGACGGCGCGCTGATCAGCGCCCGCGGCGACGCGCCCGAGCAATGGATCGCCTGCGCCAAGGGCGCCGTGCGCGTCAGCTCGACCACGCTGGCGGGCAAGCAGGTCACGCTCACCTACGTGGAGCCGGGCGTGTGGTTCGGCGACGTGGCCATGTTCGACGGCGACCGGCGCACGCACGACACCTACGCCCATGGCGCCACCACCATCCTGTGCGTGACGCGCGCCGATTTCCAGAAAATCCTGGCCCAGCACGTCGAGCTGTACGAAGCGCTGATGCGCCTGCAGGCGCGGCGCATCCGCCTGCTGTTCGGCCAGGTCGAGGACCTGAGCAGCCTGCCGCTGCGCGCGCGCCTGGCCAAGCAGCTGCTGCACCTGGCGCGCAGCTACGGCGTGCCCAACACCCCGGTGGACGACGAGCTTCGCATCTCGCTGCAACTGGCGCAGGAAGAGCTGGCGCAGCTGCTGGGCGCCTCGCGCCAGCGCGTCAACCAGGAGCTGAAGACCATGGAGCGCGAGGAGGTCATCCGCATCGAGCCGGCCGGCCTCATCGTGCGCGACCGCGCGGCGCTGCTGCGCATCGGCGAGGGCGAGCCCTAG